The Mycolicibacterium flavescens genome has a segment encoding these proteins:
- a CDS encoding Conserved protein of uncharacterised function, possible outer membrane protein, with the protein MDPNPDYDASDELEYGVNWFAWILRGVYPPPAYPPV; encoded by the coding sequence ATGGATCCGAATCCGGACTATGACGCGAGCGACGAGCTGGAGTACGGCGTGAACTGGTTCGCGTGGATTCTTCGCGGGGTGTACCCGCCGCCTGCTTATCCGCCGGTTTAA
- the pntA gene encoding NAD(P) transhydrogenase subunit alpha part2 PntAB, with protein MYDNLLANLAILVLAGFVGFAVISKVPNTLHTPLMSGTNAIHGIVVLGALIVLGDLPADAPWGVRTIAFVALIFGTLNVIGGFLVTDRMLGMFKGRRPAQNTEPKAVEAADK; from the coding sequence ATGTACGACAACCTGCTGGCCAATCTCGCGATCCTGGTGCTCGCCGGGTTCGTCGGGTTCGCCGTGATCTCCAAGGTGCCCAACACCTTGCACACACCGCTGATGTCGGGCACCAACGCAATCCACGGCATCGTGGTGCTCGGTGCGCTGATCGTGCTGGGCGATCTGCCCGCAGACGCGCCATGGGGTGTGCGGACGATCGCCTTCGTGGCGCTGATCTTCGGCACGCTCAACGTGATCGGCGGCTTCCTGGTCACCGACCGGATGCTGGGGATGTTCAAAGGGCGAAGGCCCGCCCAGAACACCGAGCCCAAAGCTGTTGAGGCGGCTGACAAGTGA
- a CDS encoding integral membrane alanine and leucine rich protein — protein sequence MTERRSPVEVLLARAGGVRGLVYSALPVAVFAVSSPTLGLLVATGAAVGAAALVAIAQLLQRGSIRPALFGFAGVAVCAVVALITGRAKDFYLPGIWMYLGLAIAFTTSLVVRRPLVGVVWAWITGRDSAWRQVPRVRLAFDIATAVMATSSWSRFLVQYYLYDTDREGLLAVARVAMGWPIFVITSSVIYLAIRTALRTLPRAA from the coding sequence GTGACGGAGCGACGTTCGCCGGTCGAGGTCCTGCTGGCCCGTGCGGGCGGCGTGCGCGGACTGGTCTACTCCGCGCTGCCGGTCGCGGTGTTCGCGGTATCGTCGCCGACGTTGGGCCTGCTGGTGGCCACAGGAGCCGCCGTGGGCGCCGCGGCCCTCGTGGCGATCGCGCAACTGCTGCAACGAGGTTCGATACGGCCCGCCCTGTTCGGCTTCGCCGGGGTGGCGGTCTGCGCGGTCGTGGCCTTGATCACCGGCCGCGCCAAGGACTTCTATCTGCCGGGGATCTGGATGTACCTCGGTCTGGCGATCGCGTTCACCACGTCGTTGGTGGTGCGGCGTCCGCTGGTCGGAGTCGTGTGGGCGTGGATCACCGGACGCGACAGTGCCTGGCGGCAGGTCCCACGGGTGCGCCTGGCTTTTGACATCGCCACCGCGGTGATGGCCACGTCGTCGTGGTCGCGCTTTCTGGTGCAGTACTACCTCTACGACACCGACCGGGAGGGACTGCTCGCGGTGGCCCGTGTCGCGATGGGGTGGCCGATCTTCGTGATCACCTCGTCGGTAATCTACCTCGCGATCCGCACGGCGCTGCGCACGCTGCCGCGCGCTGCCTAA
- a CDS encoding acyl-CoA dehydrogenase, with protein sequence MAVDRLLPTPDADDLIALTRDIADKVLDPIVDDYEKAERYPEGVMAQLGAAGLLSLPQPEEWGGGGVPYEIYLQVLEELAARWAAVAVAVSVHSLSSHPLLMFGAEEQKRRWLPGMLSGEQIGAYSLSEPQAGSDAAALRCAAAKAEDGYVINGSKSWITHGGRADFYTLFARTGEGSKGISCFLVPGDLPGLSFGKPEEKMGLHAIPTTSAFYSDAHIDADRLIGAEGQGLQIAFSALDSGRLGIAAVATGLAQAALEEAVAYANERTTFGRRIIDHQGLGFLVADMAAAVASARATYLDAARRRDQGRPYSQQASVAKLIATDAAMQVTTDAVQVFGGAGYTRDYRVERYMREAKITQIFEGTNQIQRLVIARGLTS encoded by the coding sequence ATGGCTGTCGACCGGCTGCTGCCCACCCCGGACGCCGATGATCTGATCGCGCTGACCCGCGACATCGCCGACAAGGTGCTCGACCCGATCGTCGACGATTACGAGAAGGCTGAACGCTATCCCGAAGGCGTGATGGCGCAGCTGGGTGCGGCCGGACTGCTGAGCCTGCCCCAGCCCGAGGAGTGGGGCGGTGGTGGGGTTCCCTACGAGATCTACCTCCAGGTGCTCGAGGAGTTGGCGGCCCGGTGGGCGGCCGTCGCGGTGGCGGTCAGCGTGCACAGCCTGTCGTCGCATCCCCTGCTGATGTTCGGCGCCGAAGAGCAGAAGCGGCGCTGGCTGCCCGGCATGTTGTCGGGTGAGCAGATCGGGGCCTACAGCCTGTCGGAGCCGCAGGCTGGTTCGGACGCAGCGGCGTTGCGCTGCGCGGCTGCCAAAGCCGAAGACGGCTATGTCATCAACGGCTCCAAGTCGTGGATCACCCACGGCGGGCGTGCCGATTTCTACACGTTGTTCGCGCGCACGGGCGAGGGCTCGAAGGGCATTTCGTGTTTCCTGGTGCCCGGTGACTTGCCCGGACTGAGCTTCGGCAAGCCCGAGGAGAAGATGGGCCTGCACGCGATCCCGACCACCTCAGCGTTCTACTCCGACGCCCACATCGACGCGGACCGGCTGATCGGCGCCGAGGGCCAAGGCCTGCAGATCGCCTTCTCCGCACTAGATTCCGGGCGGCTGGGCATCGCCGCGGTCGCCACCGGGCTGGCCCAGGCCGCGCTCGAGGAGGCGGTCGCCTACGCCAACGAGCGAACGACGTTCGGGCGCAGGATCATCGACCATCAGGGCCTCGGCTTCCTGGTGGCCGACATGGCCGCCGCGGTCGCCAGTGCGCGGGCTACGTACCTGGACGCGGCGCGTCGACGCGATCAGGGCCGGCCGTACTCACAGCAAGCCAGCGTCGCCAAGCTGATCGCCACCGACGCCGCTATGCAGGTGACCACCGACGCGGTGCAGGTGTTCGGCGGTGCCGGTTACACCCGCGACTACCGCGTCGAGCGGTACATGCGGGAAGCGAAGATCACCCAGATCTTCGAGGGCACCAACCAGATTCAGCGCCTCGTCATCGCCCGCGGCCTCACGTCCTGA
- the degS gene encoding signal transduction histidine kinase codes for MVDRIAGFFAAEPVRVSAVLRLPLLALIAVLVLIWEVDHWLPGLYAVVLGIWAVAAVLWLVAVLRGPVPWWGGWASTGVDVLMILVLCLVSGGATAALLPVFFLLPIAVAFQDRPMLTALLGIGTATAYLGAWVVYSKRDDSVGLPDVVYTQFGFLVWGAVAMTALCVVLVRRQARVAKLQAVRRQLVSEAMQADERHNREVAENLHDGPLQTLLAARLELDELQEHNDDPALEAVREALQQTAAALRSTVTQLHPQVLAQLGLTPALRELLRQFESRGHYEIEADLDDVGKPDSQQLLYRAARELLANIHKHADATTVRVGLTRRGDRVVLTVSDDGKGFDPAIIEQYVADGHIGLGSLLVRFDAMGGSMRVNSEQGYGTQVTVTSPPEPSLGEPAEIRT; via the coding sequence GTGGTGGACCGGATCGCGGGCTTCTTCGCTGCGGAGCCCGTGCGCGTTTCCGCGGTGCTGCGGCTGCCGCTGCTCGCGCTGATCGCTGTGCTGGTGCTGATCTGGGAGGTCGACCACTGGCTTCCCGGGCTGTACGCGGTGGTGCTCGGGATATGGGCGGTGGCGGCCGTGCTGTGGCTCGTCGCGGTGTTGCGCGGCCCGGTGCCCTGGTGGGGAGGCTGGGCGTCCACCGGCGTCGACGTCCTGATGATCCTGGTGCTGTGCCTGGTCTCCGGTGGCGCCACCGCCGCGCTGCTCCCCGTCTTCTTCCTGCTGCCCATCGCGGTCGCGTTCCAGGACCGACCCATGCTGACCGCGCTGCTCGGAATCGGCACGGCGACGGCCTATCTCGGGGCCTGGGTGGTGTACTCAAAACGCGACGACTCGGTCGGGTTGCCCGATGTCGTCTACACCCAGTTCGGCTTCCTGGTGTGGGGCGCGGTGGCGATGACCGCACTGTGCGTCGTGCTGGTCCGCCGCCAGGCCCGGGTGGCGAAGCTGCAGGCGGTGCGGCGCCAACTGGTCTCCGAGGCGATGCAGGCCGACGAGCGCCACAACCGGGAGGTCGCCGAGAATCTCCACGACGGACCGCTGCAGACACTGCTCGCGGCGCGCCTCGAACTCGACGAACTTCAGGAACACAACGACGATCCCGCGTTGGAAGCGGTTCGCGAGGCGTTGCAGCAGACCGCCGCGGCGCTGCGCTCGACGGTGACCCAATTGCACCCTCAAGTGCTGGCCCAGCTGGGTCTCACTCCAGCGCTACGAGAGTTGTTGCGACAGTTCGAATCCCGCGGTCACTACGAGATCGAGGCGGACCTCGACGATGTGGGCAAGCCCGACTCGCAGCAGTTGCTCTATCGGGCGGCCCGCGAACTGCTGGCCAACATCCACAAGCACGCCGACGCGACAACGGTGCGGGTGGGACTGACGCGGCGAGGGGACCGAGTCGTGCTGACGGTCTCCGACGACGGCAAGGGGTTCGACCCGGCGATCATCGAGCAGTACGTCGCCGACGGTCATATCGGCCTGGGCTCACTGCTGGTCCGGTTCGACGCCATGGGCGGGTCAATGCGGGTGAATTCGGAACAGGGCTACGGCACGCAGGTCACGGTTACCTCGCCGCCCGAACCGTCGCTCGGTGAACCGGCCGAGATCAGGACGTGA
- a CDS encoding rieske (2Fe-2S) domain-containing protein, whose product MHALLQMPESADSLDAVADRTADAVDRMLGDGALARGLRGSWLGHPTHPLMVTLPIGAWMSSMVLDLLFKDRDAARQLIAIGLAATPPAVLAGLAEFPTLGTRQRRVGLLHAAGNTVAAVAFWVAYRKYKRGKVGAARTFSVLGLTAVSVGGALGGHLSYAQGAGVHRWQLTG is encoded by the coding sequence ATGCACGCGCTTCTTCAGATGCCCGAATCGGCCGACTCACTCGACGCGGTCGCGGACCGGACGGCCGATGCTGTCGACCGGATGCTCGGTGACGGCGCGTTGGCACGGGGACTGCGCGGCTCGTGGCTGGGGCACCCCACACATCCGCTGATGGTCACCCTGCCGATCGGCGCGTGGATGTCGTCGATGGTGCTGGATCTACTGTTCAAGGACCGCGACGCCGCGCGGCAGCTGATCGCGATCGGGCTGGCCGCGACACCGCCCGCAGTGCTGGCCGGGCTGGCGGAGTTTCCCACGCTGGGGACGCGGCAGAGGCGAGTCGGCCTCCTGCACGCGGCGGGCAACACGGTCGCGGCAGTGGCGTTCTGGGTGGCTTATCGGAAGTACAAGCGCGGCAAGGTGGGTGCGGCGCGCACGTTCAGCGTGCTCGGCTTGACCGCGGTCTCAGTGGGCGGCGCGCTCGGCGGACATCTGTCCTACGCCCAGGGCGCGGGTGTGCACCGCTGGCAGTTGACGGGTTAA
- a CDS encoding transmembrane protein, which translates to MPEASLPKSRNRRRARLADIATVLIILVVYITSLVGYHYLSGEPVSLGPPDLGDSGDNIVQVTLSELHTVANQIDVEVVVFPSDNHMNDDLNVVNTDIAVRLFINEINIDIDDLQTPRGQLPAQISATLSAKGDPDKWPFDSYTVGALGADIIVGSGDDRTFEPARVVVTGGLDGWDITSTRSGPATQSADDGDYETVTLKRAKGPLAFDVGLCLVLITLPALALFVSIEMLRGRRNFLPPFGTWYAASLFAIIPIRNFMPGAPPPGAWIDQILVLWVLLALTGAMVLYFAAWWRRSD; encoded by the coding sequence GTGCCGGAAGCGTCGTTGCCGAAGTCCCGTAATCGCCGACGCGCACGGCTGGCCGACATCGCCACGGTGCTGATCATCCTGGTCGTCTACATCACGTCGCTGGTCGGTTATCACTATCTCTCCGGCGAGCCCGTCTCATTGGGTCCTCCTGACCTCGGAGACAGCGGAGACAACATCGTCCAGGTCACCCTGTCGGAACTGCACACGGTCGCCAACCAGATCGACGTCGAGGTCGTGGTCTTCCCGTCGGACAACCACATGAACGACGACCTCAACGTGGTCAACACCGATATCGCGGTGCGGCTGTTCATCAACGAGATCAACATCGACATCGACGACCTGCAGACGCCGAGGGGCCAGTTGCCTGCCCAGATCAGCGCCACGCTGTCCGCGAAGGGCGACCCGGACAAGTGGCCTTTCGACTCGTACACGGTCGGCGCTCTGGGAGCCGACATCATCGTCGGAAGCGGTGACGACCGCACGTTCGAGCCCGCTCGGGTGGTGGTGACCGGCGGACTCGACGGGTGGGACATCACCAGCACGCGAAGCGGGCCGGCCACCCAGTCGGCTGACGACGGCGACTACGAGACGGTGACGTTGAAGCGCGCGAAGGGACCGCTCGCCTTCGATGTGGGCCTGTGCCTGGTGTTGATAACCCTGCCCGCGCTGGCTCTCTTCGTGTCGATCGAGATGCTGCGCGGGCGGCGCAACTTCCTCCCGCCCTTCGGCACGTGGTACGCCGCGTCGCTCTTCGCGATCATTCCTATCCGCAACTTCATGCCCGGCGCGCCGCCGCCGGGCGCGTGGATCGATCAGATCCTGGTGCTGTGGGTGCTGCTCGCGTTGACCGGGGCGATGGTGCTGTACTTCGCCGCCTGGTGGCGACGCAGCGACTGA
- the kstR2_1 gene encoding TetR family transcriptional regulator has protein sequence MPSADAATPNGRTRRDELLAVATKLFAARGYHGTRMDDVADAVGLNKATVYHYYASKSLILYDIYKGAADFTVDALHDDPSASARETIYHFTRRLLVGIASDIERAAVYFQEGPYIGEWFTEDQVAYIREKETQVYEHVRDVIDRGIASGEFYDCDSHVLALGYIGMTLGAYRWLRPHGRRTAQEIAVEFSTALLRGLIRDETVRTESPLGIEVDALPGEPDTATAP, from the coding sequence ATGCCCTCTGCGGACGCCGCCACCCCGAACGGGAGGACCCGTCGCGACGAGTTGTTGGCGGTCGCGACCAAGCTCTTCGCTGCGCGCGGCTACCACGGCACCCGGATGGACGACGTCGCCGACGCGGTCGGCCTGAACAAGGCGACCGTCTACCACTACTACGCCAGCAAGTCGCTGATCCTCTACGACATCTACAAGGGTGCCGCCGACTTCACCGTCGACGCGCTGCACGACGACCCGTCGGCGTCCGCGCGCGAAACGATCTACCACTTCACCCGCCGGCTGCTCGTCGGCATCGCCAGCGATATCGAACGCGCTGCCGTCTACTTCCAGGAGGGCCCCTACATCGGCGAGTGGTTCACCGAAGACCAGGTGGCCTATATCCGGGAGAAGGAGACGCAGGTCTACGAACACGTGCGCGACGTCATCGACCGTGGCATCGCCAGCGGCGAGTTCTACGACTGCGATTCGCACGTCCTCGCGCTCGGCTACATCGGCATGACATTGGGCGCCTACCGCTGGCTGCGGCCGCACGGCAGGCGTACCGCACAGGAGATCGCGGTCGAGTTCAGCACGGCGCTGCTGCGCGGTCTGATCCGTGACGAGACCGTGCGCACTGAGTCGCCGCTGGGCATCGAGGTCGACGCATTGCCCGGGGAACCCGACACCGCGACCGCACCGTGA
- the pntB gene encoding NAD(P) transhydrogenase subunit beta PntB translates to MNYLVTVLYIVAFSLFILGLSGLTGPKTAVRGNWIAATGMAIAVIATLIKVRDTAPINWVLIAAGLALGVILGVPPAKKTKMTAMPQLVALFNGVGGGTVALIAWAEFIETDGFAHFTPDQHPTVALVAGSLLAAIIGSVSFWGSLVAFLKLQESIPKNVEKRLVASAKVFQAANVVLLLGATAAAIYIGLNAGTGSPGWAIALVLVFAGLMGLFVVFPIGGADMPVVISLLNALTGLSAAAAGLALDNTAMIVAGMIVGASGSILTNLMAVAMNRSIPAIVFGSFGGGAEAVAGPGGDQGTVKATSAADAAIQMAYANQVIVVPGYGLAVAQAQHTVKEMADLLESKGVEVKYAIHPVAGRMPGHMNVLLAEADVEYDSMKEMDDVNGEFGRTDVTLVIGANDVTNPAARNDPSSPIHGMPILNVDESRSVIVLKRSMNAGYAGIENPLFFLDQTSMLFGDAKKSVTSVIEELKAL, encoded by the coding sequence GTGAACTATCTGGTCACCGTCCTCTATATCGTCGCGTTCTCGCTGTTCATCCTCGGCCTGTCCGGGCTGACCGGACCCAAAACCGCGGTGCGGGGCAACTGGATCGCGGCCACCGGTATGGCCATCGCCGTGATCGCCACGCTGATCAAGGTGCGCGACACCGCGCCGATCAACTGGGTGCTGATCGCGGCCGGATTGGCGCTCGGCGTGATTCTCGGTGTGCCACCGGCCAAGAAGACCAAGATGACCGCGATGCCGCAGTTGGTGGCGCTGTTCAACGGCGTCGGCGGGGGCACGGTCGCGTTGATCGCGTGGGCGGAGTTCATCGAGACCGATGGCTTCGCGCATTTCACGCCCGACCAGCATCCGACGGTGGCGTTGGTGGCGGGGTCGCTGCTGGCCGCGATCATCGGGTCGGTGTCGTTCTGGGGTTCGCTGGTGGCGTTCCTCAAACTGCAGGAGTCGATCCCCAAGAACGTCGAGAAGCGACTTGTCGCTTCCGCGAAGGTGTTTCAGGCCGCCAACGTCGTGCTGCTGCTCGGTGCGACCGCCGCCGCGATCTACATCGGGCTCAACGCCGGAACCGGTAGCCCCGGGTGGGCGATCGCCCTGGTCCTGGTGTTCGCCGGCCTGATGGGCCTGTTCGTGGTGTTCCCTATCGGCGGCGCGGACATGCCGGTCGTCATCTCGTTGCTCAACGCGCTGACTGGATTGTCCGCGGCCGCAGCGGGTCTGGCGCTGGACAACACCGCGATGATCGTGGCGGGCATGATCGTCGGCGCATCGGGTTCGATCCTGACCAACCTGATGGCCGTGGCGATGAACCGGTCGATTCCGGCGATCGTGTTCGGCTCCTTCGGCGGCGGCGCCGAGGCGGTGGCCGGGCCGGGGGGCGACCAGGGCACGGTCAAGGCCACCTCCGCCGCGGACGCCGCGATCCAGATGGCCTACGCCAACCAGGTGATCGTCGTCCCCGGTTACGGGCTGGCCGTCGCGCAGGCCCAGCACACCGTCAAAGAGATGGCCGACTTGTTGGAAAGCAAAGGCGTCGAGGTGAAGTACGCCATCCATCCTGTCGCGGGCCGTATGCCCGGGCACATGAACGTGCTGCTGGCCGAGGCCGACGTCGAGTACGACTCGATGAAGGAGATGGACGACGTCAACGGCGAATTCGGCCGCACCGACGTCACTTTGGTCATCGGCGCCAACGACGTCACCAATCCGGCCGCGCGTAACGACCCGTCGAGCCCGATTCACGGCATGCCGATCCTCAACGTCGACGAGTCGCGTTCGGTGATCGTGCTCAAGCGGTCGATGAACGCGGGCTACGCGGGCATCGAGAACCCGTTGTTCTTCCTCGACCAGACCTCGATGCTGTTCGGCGACGCCAAGAAGTCGGTCACCTCGGTGATCGAGGAACTCAAGGCGCTCTAG
- the pntAA gene encoding alanine dehydrogenase/pyridine nucleotide transhydrogenase has protein sequence MTEQTHADVAAGAAPTVGVVRESEADERRVALVPKAVASLVKSGVAVVVESGAGERALLPDDLYTAAGATFGDAWRTDVVVKVAPPTAEEVAKLTSGQTLIGFLAPRNDDNQIAALKAAGVQAFAVEAIPRISRAQVMDALSSQANVAGYKAVLLAASESTRFFPMLTTAAGTVKPASVLVLGVGVAGLQALATAKRLGARTTGYDVRPEVADQVRSVGAQWLELGIEAAGEGGYARELSDEERAQQQKELEQAITGFDVVITTALVPGRPAPRLVTAAAVEGMKPGSVVVDLAGETGGNCELTEPGQTVVRHGVTIASPLNLPATMPEHASELYSKNLTSLLELLISDGKLMPDFDDEVVAASCVTRGEN, from the coding sequence ATGACAGAGCAGACGCATGCTGATGTCGCCGCCGGGGCGGCCCCGACGGTTGGGGTGGTACGCGAATCAGAAGCCGACGAGCGCCGCGTCGCGTTGGTGCCGAAGGCCGTCGCGTCGCTGGTGAAGAGCGGTGTCGCCGTCGTCGTGGAGTCCGGCGCGGGCGAGCGGGCCCTTCTGCCCGACGACCTCTACACCGCAGCGGGCGCGACGTTCGGTGACGCATGGAGGACCGACGTCGTGGTCAAAGTTGCGCCGCCGACCGCCGAAGAGGTCGCCAAGCTCACGAGCGGGCAGACGCTGATCGGTTTCCTCGCCCCACGCAACGACGACAACCAGATCGCCGCCCTGAAGGCCGCAGGTGTGCAGGCCTTCGCCGTCGAGGCGATCCCGCGCATCTCGCGCGCCCAGGTGATGGACGCGCTGTCGTCACAGGCCAACGTTGCGGGCTACAAGGCCGTGCTGCTGGCGGCTTCGGAGTCGACGCGGTTCTTCCCGATGCTCACCACGGCCGCAGGCACCGTGAAACCGGCGTCGGTGCTGGTGCTCGGCGTCGGCGTGGCGGGGCTGCAGGCGCTGGCCACCGCCAAGCGGCTCGGCGCGCGCACCACCGGCTACGACGTGCGCCCCGAGGTGGCCGATCAGGTCCGCTCGGTCGGCGCGCAGTGGCTCGAGCTGGGCATCGAGGCGGCCGGGGAGGGCGGCTATGCCCGCGAGCTGTCCGACGAGGAACGCGCACAACAGCAGAAGGAACTGGAGCAGGCGATCACCGGCTTCGACGTCGTGATCACCACCGCGCTGGTGCCCGGCAGGCCGGCGCCCCGACTGGTGACGGCCGCCGCGGTCGAGGGGATGAAGCCGGGCAGCGTGGTCGTCGACCTCGCCGGCGAGACGGGCGGCAACTGCGAGCTCACCGAGCCGGGGCAGACCGTGGTCCGCCACGGCGTCACGATCGCCTCACCGCTGAACCTTCCGGCCACCATGCCCGAACACGCCAGCGAGCTGTACTCGAAGAACCTGACCTCGCTGCTGGAGCTACTGATCAGCGACGGCAAGCTCATGCCCGATTTCGATGACGAGGTGGTGGCGGCCTCCTGCGTCACCCGGGGAGAAAACTGA
- the narL_1 gene encoding response regulator containing a CheY-like receiver domain and an HTH DNA-binding domain gives MGEVNAPLCQADRVVSSTAGDKIRVVVGDDHPMFRDGVVRALVSSGQIEVVAEADDGATALQAIREHSPQVALLDYRMPGIDGSEVAAAVIRDELPTRVLLVSAHDESAIVYQALQNGAAGFLPKESTRAELVNAVLDCAKGRDVVAPSLAAGLAGEIRKRSEPNGPTLSPREREVLRLIASGTSIPAMAKQLFLAPSTVKTHVQRLYEKLGVNDRGAAVAEAMRRKLLD, from the coding sequence ATGGGGGAAGTGAACGCGCCGCTATGCCAAGCTGATCGCGTGGTGAGCAGCACGGCCGGTGACAAGATCCGGGTGGTGGTGGGTGACGACCATCCGATGTTTCGCGACGGGGTGGTCCGCGCGCTGGTCTCCAGCGGCCAGATCGAGGTGGTTGCCGAGGCCGACGACGGAGCGACCGCGCTCCAGGCCATCCGCGAGCATTCCCCGCAGGTGGCCCTGCTGGACTACCGGATGCCGGGCATCGACGGGTCCGAGGTGGCGGCCGCTGTCATACGGGACGAGCTGCCCACCCGGGTGCTGCTCGTCTCCGCGCACGACGAGTCCGCGATCGTGTATCAGGCACTGCAGAACGGCGCGGCGGGATTCCTGCCCAAGGAATCCACTAGGGCGGAGCTCGTCAACGCAGTACTCGATTGCGCCAAGGGACGAGATGTCGTCGCACCGAGCCTGGCCGCCGGCCTGGCCGGTGAGATCCGCAAGCGCTCCGAACCCAACGGCCCGACGCTGAGCCCGAGGGAACGCGAGGTGCTCCGGCTGATCGCGTCCGGGACCAGCATCCCGGCGATGGCCAAGCAGCTGTTCCTGGCGCCATCGACGGTGAAGACCCACGTGCAGCGGCTTTACGAGAAGCTCGGCGTCAACGACCGTGGCGCGGCCGTCGCCGAGGCGATGCGCCGCAAGCTGCTGGACTGA